The region TCTGTTCTAACACTCGGTTCAGCCGCGGTCCAACTCCTCAATATGGAGATGTTATTAATAAGGAATAAAGGTCAAGCAATAAGGAATAGAGGTCAAGGAATAAGGAATAGAGGTCAAGGAATAAGGCATAAAGGTCAAGGAATAAGGACTAGAGGTCAAGGAATAGGGAATAGAGGTCAAGGAATAAGGACTAGAGGTGAAGGAATAAGGAATAAAGGTCGAGGAATAAGAAATAGAGGTGAAGGAATAAGGAATAAAGGTCAAGGAATAAGGAATAGAGGTCAAGGAATAAGGAATAAAGGTCAAGGAATAAGGACTAGAGGTCAAGGAATAGGGAATAGAGGTCAAGGAATAAGGACTAGAGGTGAAGGAATAAGGAATAAAGGTCGAGGAATAAGAAATAGAGGTGAAGGAATAAGGAATAAAGGTCAAGGAATAAGGAATAGAGGTCAAGGAATAAGGAATAGAGGTCAAGGAATAAGGCCTAGAGGTCAAGGAATAAGGAATAGAGGTCAAGGAATAAGGAATAGAGGTCAAGGAATAAGGAATAGAGGTCAAGGAATAAGGTATGGAGGTCAAGGCTGACATAAATTGTCTGAGATGTTGAAAATTGAACTGGAAATATTTCTCAGTATCAGAAAACACATGATCACCCAAAGTTTGTTAGATGAGACGTctttatcatccatccatccatccatccatccatccatccatccatccatccatccatccatccatcatccatccatcatccatcatccatccatcatccatcatccatccatccatcatccatcatccatccatccatcatccatccatccatccattcatcatccatccatccatccatccattcatcatccatccatccatccatccatccatccatccatccatccatccatccatccatccatgcatccattcatcatccatccatcatccatcatccatccatccatccatccatccatccatccattcatcatccattcatccgtccatccatccatccatccatccatccatccatccatccatccatccatccatcatccatccatccatccacccgtccatccatccatccattcatccatccatccatcagtccatccatctatccattcatcatccatccatccatccatccgtccatccatccatccattcatccgtccatccatccatccatccatccatcactgtaTTATTCAGAACGTGATCTTGGAGGATCATTATCAGATCATAGCAGCCCACAAttgtaattaaatacatttatacaGAATTTCGACCTGAGAACTTTTAAAAGAGTCCAGTTCACCTCGATCATTGTTGGTTGCTGGTTTTGGTTTGATGTCTGAGTATAAATACACTTTAAGTGTCTGGAATTGTTCTGTTTTAACCTCTTGTCATATTTGTCCTTCTGTCATGAGGAATTTTATCAGAAGCACCATAGATTATCACTGAGTTttgtaatgaaaataaaatcaacttcCTTGTCCTGTCAAACAAAAGTTAAATGTTGCTCATGGTGCATAAAGGTAAATGTAAATGCAGTAAATAAGAGGAAAAGCTGAATATTTACTTTCAAAATGTTgcagtgtttaaagttaaaGTGGCAGAAAGTTGATTGATTGAACCAGTCAAGTACAAGTAACTCAAAACTGTACTTTAGAGAATCCAAACACAGAAAATGATGCAAGCTGCAGGATAAACAAGCACATACACAGTCAAATATGCCCTGAATCTCTCGGCTTTGAGCAGTGGAGGATATGGCATCACACCACGCTCAGGAGAGGACTGAAAACATCGTTTAATGGGATCTTCCAAAGCTGGGTTTGATCATCTAAAGCCACAAAGGTTGATGGGGAATCAAATGTTCAGAAACAGTTGCCTCATAAAATGATGTTAAAGAAGATTAGAAGAGGAATTTAAGTTATTTACAAGGTGCTTTGCGCTCTGTTGACAGTCATCTCGCTGTTCAATGGAAGAACTTTTCCCAGAAGGCTTTGTTGCAGTTGTGCACGCACTTAATTACAACTGActtaaatgctgttttctgttatGTTTGAGGTGCTTTAAACCATAATTATACTTTACAGTCCTTTCAGACAATGGACGCTTGTTGAGCTTGAGAAGTTTTTACTGTGATATTCTCATGGTGCTTTAGACACACAAAAATACTTAATACTACAAAGCGTAATAACTGGATGGTTGGAGTGGCCTTTCTTTAAAGTTgttattaaaatgttaatgtacATTTATGTAGCATTGTGTTTatatggaggagaggagaggagaggagaggagagagagaggagaggagaggagaggaggagaggagagagaggagagagagaggagaggaggaggagaggagaggagaggaggaggagaggagaggagaagatgagatgagaggagaggagagaggagaggagaggagaggagaggagaggagaggagaggagaggagaggagagggggagaggagaggaggaggaggagaggaggagaggagaggagaagatgagatgagaggagaggagaggaggagaggaggaggagaggagaggagaggagaggagaggagaggagaggagaggaggagagggggagaggagaggagaggaggagaggagaggagaggagaggagaggagaggagaggagaggagaggggaggagaggagaggagaggagaggagaggagaggagaggagagggggaaaggagaggagaggagaggggaggggaggggagaggagaggagagagaggagaggagagagaggagaggagaggagaggagaggagaggagagggggaaaggagaggagaggagaggagaggagagagagaggaggaggagaggagaggagaggagaggagagagaggagaggagaggagaggaggggaggggaggggaggggaggggaggggaggggagaagaccATTTTGGACCAGCTTCAAGATTCTTCACAGACTAATTAATCCAGAGGAATAATGTGATGATTTCATCTGTTCCTGAGACAAAATGACCACAGTTTGTCTGAATTAAGAGGAAGGAAATATCAGGTGTTTTGCTCTCTGACTCTATATCTCTATatctctggctgctgtttccTCTGGTTCTGTAGATAAACACCACTGAGTGTCATAAGTAAGTTTCTTCATTTTGCCAAATAATATTTCTTAAGGGAAACATATACTGTACTGAAACATACTAACCCCCCAGTCTCTGGAACAGGATGCTACGATCCACTGTAGGACAGAGATAAAGGACAGGGATGGACACAGGCCTAGAGTTCTCTAACGGATCTGGACCGACTGATGTCTTCAGCTCTGACCTTATAGGTCAAGGGTACATAAACTGATGCTAAAGAAACaataatggcacagaaaataaCTGCTAATCAAGGGGAGATCCCAAATGACActgaaactacaacaaacaCATTCTTAAAACTGTTGTCAGCCACAACAGTGACTTTGTCTGTACTGAGCACCAAGTCAGAGACAGAAGGTCTGagtgtggaccagcagggggcggtataCATCGTTTTGTCCTCCAGGTCAGAGGAGTGATACCAGGAGTCAGACAGAACTGTAGCTGTGGCTGGGTTTGGggttggcacacacacacacacacacacacatgcacacacatgcacacacatgatAACAAAGATGAGTGGAGGACTTGATCCCTGCTGGCATCCAGGTTTCAGTAGCATAAAATCAATATGATGCTTGACATCGCGTACGGACACAGGGACAGAAATGACCTCTATTTGACTGAAGGTGGTAAATCAAATTCTCCACATATTTTTAAACCACATTTGACTTGTGTTGAAGTCAAGTGTGGTTTAAAAAATATCTTGGGTGCTTTACTGAATCTTGTGTCGTGTTTATTGTGTACTTAGTTATCAAATGAAGTTTAGTTAGACCCCAAAATCACAAAGATTGCTGCCTCGGAGGGCTTTACGATCTGCCTGTATCCTTTTATTGAACAGTGCGGAGACAGAAAATATGGAAGAGAGTGACTGACGTGCAGCAGTGGTCAAACTTGTGCTGTTGTTGCCTTTAAAAAGTGTTGAACTACATAAAACCGCCCAGATTTGTGCAATTGGAGGGAAAAGAAGGCAAAAACAGGGCAAATGAGCAGCATTTCATAGACAATTTTTCCCAAAATTGCACTAGATATAAAACCTGTCTTATGGTTAATATTCTACTTTTAGAAAAAACACACTGAGCCTCCTCAACAtcaacagacacaaacaaacaaacaaacaaacaaacaggatcCTGACTTTAGAGTAATCAGAAAGCAGTTAAAAGGtctttatattttaaattacTGCTTTTGTTGCTCCATTTATTCTGGTGAGGGATTTGGGTCGTGTTTTTCAACCCGGTCTGAGCCTGAATTTGTCCTTTTCACTCTCATTTGTCTGTTGGAATATGTTTATTTAAACGTGTTGCCGGGCAACAGGCTGGTGCCCACAGCTGCATCGCAGCCCTGCTGATGCACCAACCACAACGGCCCTCCCAGTTTACTGCTGCCTGTCTGATACACACAGTGGCCAATCATCATCGAGAAGAAtcaaaacacagaagaagcCAGAAAACCAGGGCGAACATGCAAACTGCGCACAGAAGGGCTGCAAACCCAGAACTTTCCGGTTGTGTGAGACACTGGGGCATTACTGCGTGTAATTAACTTTGAATTTAACCTAATGGCAAAAAAGAACATCGCAAGAGAGTGAATGTGGTTGTCAATGCGAGATAATCCTGGTACATATTAGGTTTTTGTAGCAGACCTGCCTATTTCCAATATAAATGATGACATTTGTAATGGCCATCTAAAGGCCTTTAGATGGCATCAGTGGCTCAGTTCAGGCTAAATTACACAGCTAACGAATATGTGCCATGTAGAAATACCGGTTTCTACTCCTGACTTGTAGTTTGGGTAgttatttttctctttcatgtttGGATTTGCTGAAATTTAATGAATTCATCTGGGGGgttattttatgcattttcaTGTCCCAACTGTCCAGGAACAAAACAATTACAGAATCTTCTTTTCTTGCGTTAACACAACCAAGTCGACCCCGCCAATGACAGGAGGGTGCTGGAATGATGCCTCCTAGATTGGAAGTTTGACAGGATCGGGCATGCAAATAAGCAACCGAAGTGCTCGAATGGTTCTCATGCTCAGACTTATATCAGCCCAACCCTTCGCtccccttttccctccctcctatCCCTTGCCAAACAGGATCTGTAGGATCTCACAAAGCTATTTTTCTCAGGAGACAGGAATGTCAGAACACTGGGCCTGCTGCCTGCCGGGACACGTACATGTAACATTCCCTCAAATTTACAGGAAAAGGTCCTGTTGCTCACACatccttttattttccacacCATGTGTGGCAACAGCTTAGCAAAATGGCATGTGTGTGCCGGACATGTTGCAGACGCAGCACTGACTCACAACTCAAATTAGTTTGTCTGCTACACCCAACCTCCTTCTCTTTTTTATGATGCTTTGTTTGGTTCATtctaagtttaaaaaaaaacaaaaacagaagcgTATGTTTTGGTTTGGTCAGTGCAACATTGACTTAACTCATTTAATGTATAAGTTTGTATAGACATACATATACAGAGTGGTTAGAAATAAAGTGAAATTTCctttgaaagaaaataaaatctaacTGACACATATTCATCAAACTTCAAAAAGTGTGTTAAAAAACTTAAAGAAAATCAtgtaatattaataaaaaacgCTAGAAATAAAGTCCTATGATGTGTAAATGTCTGATATAATAATTAATTCTAAATGAAAAACGTGGAATTTTCTAATGAGATGAGTCTTCTTTCATCAATTGAGGTGAAATTTGCTCCTACATTAAAGCGTGATACCAGGATTCTTAGGAACAGGTTGTTTTTTCAGGTTATCTCCTCCATCGATGACACACGACAGCTGCAAACGATCCAAATCATTTTGgtgatcatttttatttaaaaaaacgtTGCTTTGCGTACAGTTGAAAGGCACTCAGCGAGCCGTCACTTTGATTATAAGAACCCAGATTGATCAGAATATAAATACAACACAGCAGAATTGTCTCATTtatacagctttttttttcaaatcaaagAAATGTAAAGGATTATTCAGTTATTTCCCTGCCCCTTGTCCCCATCTACAGAATTTCAGATGCTATAGACAAGCACAAGACGGCACGGAACACAAGGAGGACATCCTGATTCGATCCACCCGTCCGAACCTCAGTGCATCTTAAAAATTCAGACCCGTGGAGATCCGAagccctgctgcacctgtgAGCCCCCCCTCTCCTTATTAGcgctaccccccccaccccccacccccattgcTCAACACGCAGATCTGTAGTGAAATGTTTATGGTCACAAAGTCCACACTCTCCTGGTCTCTCCCTGATTTAATTTAAAGCCCAGCGGCTGCAGTTTGGCGATGAGCTGCTGGTGGTTTCCTTGAGGGACGGATTCTGGCTGTACGTCGGGGAGTGGGTAACACTCGGGCTGCTGGGGGgtgtggaggaacaggaggaggatttGGATTTAATCTGCAGCCACTTGTCCCCCAAAGCCTTCGCAAAGTGGTCATCGACAGAGACGCTGATGGAGAGCTGAGAGCGAGCCTTCTGGTAGTCCAGTCCCAGGCTTCTCTGGAAGTGCTCCTCCACCACGTGGTCATAGGTGCGTTGAGAAATCACTGGAAGAcgaacaggaaatgacatcaacCCCCACGCCTCAGCGAGTCAGTGACAGTGAGTAGGTGTGTAGAGGCGGTGTGGGAGCTCAACCACTGACCTGATGGGTGCCCTCTGTGAACCTCAGATCTGCAGGATGGGTTCCTCAAGGATGAGACACAAGTGATCACTGAAGGTCGCATCTAAAAAGCCAGACAGATGTTGGAATTCCATCAGAATTCTTTTCACCTCCACATCGGCCTCAGGACATCGTCGCAATGACATCATTGAAGTAAAATTTtagagcatttatttatttattcaataaCTTGGAAAGCTAAAAGAGGTGAAACAAAGATGACCGCATGGAAATAGAAGAGATCTTTCATGAAAAGATTCCGTTTTCTGTCTGACTTTGAATAATCCGTCTGCCTTGGGATTTAGTCAAATAGCAAATTCAATTAACGTCTTCTAATTAATGACTTTTTGTCAAACTGTTTGCCCCATCAATCAAAATAGAGCCTAGAAAGAAAGGAACAGACATTGGTTTTCCAAGGCGTGAATGCTAGTACAGCGCAGGTCACAGAGGAGTCACTCTAGTCTGTTGATGACATTTCCTGCCACCATTGCTCGCATTTTGTGACTGGATTGCATAGCCCAGACGAGCTTGGGCATGCTCTTGGAAGAAGAATGTCTGTGCCAGTGGATTCTCACACTCCAGGTGGGAAATACCACTAAGGTTTGCTGCCTGGCCTGACTCATTTTACACAGAAATTACCTGTATTTGTGGACTAGCGgggctttttgtcttttcctccaCGCCGTCTGTCTCCTTTCTGGGTTTCTTGATCAGCGCAATTGGTTCGTCCATAACTGGAGGGTAGCACACGTGTGTTGGTGTGGGGCTGGCTGTTGGACTCCAGGTGGACGTAGGGCTCTGCGGCGTGTTCGCCGGCGCCGCCGTTTGGGCCGCCTTCCCGCTGCTCCGGCTCAGCGCACGTTCCCGCCTAGAACATGTGGACAAGGCAGCTGTCAAGCCCTGAATATTGTGAATATTCGGTCTGATTAAAAGTCAGTTCAACGTCGAGTCCACCAACCTCTCCTCCAGCGTGAGGCCCCGGTCGTGGCTCCGCTTGCGTTTAATTGGGTACACGTTCGGGACGCGTGTGCGTTCGTTGGTGATATGTCTGAATCTGTCTTCACTCCGCAGGTGAGATTGACCTGGATGACAAAGTGACAGAGGAGACTGTGAAGAAAGCTGCTGCAATAGCTCCCATGAATGAGCCCAGTTGTTTTGGGGCGTCCTGTTCCTATTGGCCTTCTGTATTCAGACCTGAGCAACACCAGTTAAGCTAGCATTTCTTAAATATACGGGGGGAGAAAATGATCCAAAATGACACGATTGAATCAATTCGTTTGCATGTATTTGACATTTTGGACAATATTTTCATTGTTAATCCTTTGTTGCCCCTGGGCCAATGAttccaggaggagaagggggcatTTACCAGCAATGACAACTTCAGAACACTAATAATGTGTCACTCTCTTCAGGACAATACATGACATCAACCAGCAAGACAACTAATCGTGAGAAAATTATTTTTGTGGCCGTTAATTGTAAACTCCGTTAACTTGCAGAACTTGATCAACCTGATCAACAGTAGCTCATCAACTGTGCACAGCTGATGAAAtattgttttcctgcaggatgtTGTCATCCAACCCATTTGAAAGGGCACCACTGCCAATGTTTTTCTGACATTAAAGGAGGCGTCACAATGGGCCGTTTAGCTGTGGTGACTGACCCGGTTTGGGAGAGGATGGGATGGATGCTTGCCAAAGTGAAGCACCTCAGTGTCGCCAAATTCCTGTTAAACCTACAAAATCATCTCAACTTTCCAAAAGCCACATACAAAGAGCGACTCCCATCATCTTTACATTCATTCCGCATACAGTCAGAAGACTGCTGAAGTCAACACTGGGCCATTGTGTGACTGTCTGCCAGTTGACGCCACTCCAGCTTCTTTAACTGTGTTAAAACCAACACTTTAGCATTTGAAAAGAAAGGACAACAGCTTGTTTATTGCGGCAAGGAGACAATCGCCCGTTTTAAGCTGCAAGAGAACATGAAGAGAGGTCTCCTGCAGACTGATTCACACTTCCTGAGTGAACACCTGTGAGCTGCTGCACACTCAtgtgaagggggtggggggtgtaacCACACCTATGCTGATTTTCTA is a window of Takifugu flavidus isolate HTHZ2018 chromosome 5, ASM371156v2, whole genome shotgun sequence DNA encoding:
- the vgll4l gene encoding vestigial like 4 like, with protein sequence MAVANFHYITRMSSGFKVYILEGQSHLRSEDRFRHITNERTRVPNVYPIKRKRSHDRGLTLEERRERALSRSSGKAAQTAAPANTPQSPTSTWSPTASPTPTHVCYPPVMDEPIALIKKPRKETDGVEEKTKSPASPQIQMRPSVITCVSSLRNPSCRSEVHRGHPSVISQRTYDHVVEEHFQRSLGLDYQKARSQLSISVSVDDHFAKALGDKWLQIKSKSSSCSSTPPSSPSVTHSPTYSQNPSLKETTSSSSPNCSRWALN